A DNA window from Arachis hypogaea cultivar Tifrunner chromosome 18, arahy.Tifrunner.gnm2.J5K5, whole genome shotgun sequence contains the following coding sequences:
- the LOC112773129 gene encoding axial regulator YABBY 5 isoform X2, with protein sequence MMMSSCSMDAGPEQLCYIPCNFCNIVLAVSVPCSSLFDMVTVRCGHCTNLWSVNMAAAFQSLSWQDLQGPGQCNQEYRIDTNINMNNGGSSSKCNNSSRLASMRAPTNHVTQERAVNRPPEKRQRVPSAYNQFIKEEIQRIKANNPDISHREAFSTAAKNWAHFPRIHFGLMLESNNQANKMDNASEKHLMSRAAPALLNK encoded by the exons atgatgaTGTCGAGCTGCAGCATGGATGCTGGACCTGAGCAACTGTGCTACATACCCTGCAACTTTTGCAACATTGTTCTTGCG GTGAGCGTTCCATGCAGCAGCTTGTTCGACATGGTAACGGTTCGATGCGGTCACTGCACCAACCTCTGGTCCGTAAACATGGCTGCGGCCTTTCAATCACTGTCATGGCAAGATCTTCAG ggCCCTGGGCAGTGCAATCAGGAGTATAGGATTGACACAAATATTAATATGAATAATGGTGGCTCCTCTTCCAAATGCAACAATAGTAGTAGGCTTGCATCAATGCGTGCACCTACCAATCATGTTACTCAGGAAAGGGCTGTCAACCGCC caCCCGAGAAAAGGCAGCGCGTACCTTCTGCTTATAATCAGTTCATAAA GGAAGAGATCCAGAGGATTAAGGCTAATAATCCTGATATCAGTCACAGAGAAGCATTCAGTACTGCAGCAAAGAAC TGGGCACATTTTCCTCGTATTCATTTTGGGCTAATGTTGGAGAGCAACAATCAAGCTAATAAGATGGATAAT gcCTCTGAGAAGCATTTGATGTCAAGGGCTGCACCTGCACTGTTGAATAAATGA
- the LOC112773129 gene encoding axial regulator YABBY 5 isoform X1, producing the protein MMMSSCSMDAGPEQLCYIPCNFCNIVLAVSVPCSSLFDMVTVRCGHCTNLWSVNMAAAFQSLSWQDLQGPGQCNQEYRIDTNINMNNGGSSSKCNNSSRLASMRAPTNHVTQERAVNRRESPEKRQRVPSAYNQFIKEEIQRIKANNPDISHREAFSTAAKNWAHFPRIHFGLMLESNNQANKMDNASEKHLMSRAAPALLNK; encoded by the exons atgatgaTGTCGAGCTGCAGCATGGATGCTGGACCTGAGCAACTGTGCTACATACCCTGCAACTTTTGCAACATTGTTCTTGCG GTGAGCGTTCCATGCAGCAGCTTGTTCGACATGGTAACGGTTCGATGCGGTCACTGCACCAACCTCTGGTCCGTAAACATGGCTGCGGCCTTTCAATCACTGTCATGGCAAGATCTTCAG ggCCCTGGGCAGTGCAATCAGGAGTATAGGATTGACACAAATATTAATATGAATAATGGTGGCTCCTCTTCCAAATGCAACAATAGTAGTAGGCTTGCATCAATGCGTGCACCTACCAATCATGTTACTCAGGAAAGGGCTGTCAACCGCCGTGAGT caCCCGAGAAAAGGCAGCGCGTACCTTCTGCTTATAATCAGTTCATAAA GGAAGAGATCCAGAGGATTAAGGCTAATAATCCTGATATCAGTCACAGAGAAGCATTCAGTACTGCAGCAAAGAAC TGGGCACATTTTCCTCGTATTCATTTTGGGCTAATGTTGGAGAGCAACAATCAAGCTAATAAGATGGATAAT gcCTCTGAGAAGCATTTGATGTCAAGGGCTGCACCTGCACTGTTGAATAAATGA